The sequence CGACTGGACACTGAAACCTACGAAAAATTAATACAGCGACAGATCCGCCATGGCATGGATGCTCTCGTTCCTGTGGGAACCACAGGCGAATCAGCCACTCTCTCGCACTCAGAGCACAAAGAGTGCATTGAGATTGCCGTGAAGGTCTGCCAAGGCACAGGCATCAAAGTTCTCGCGGGTGCAGGAAGCAACTCCACACTAGAGGCAATTGATTTGGCCAAATTTGCCGAGAAGATGGGGGCTGATGGGATTTTGTGTGTCACACCCTATTACAACAAACCCAGTCAAGAGGGGCTTTTCCAGCACTACAAGGCGGTCGCTGAATCCGTTGGAATTCCCCTCATGCTCTACAATGTCCCTGGACGCACGGGGGTCAATCTAGAGACCTGCACCATTCAACGACTCTTTAATGAAGTCAAAAATATCTACGGAATCAAGGAAGCCTCAGGCTCGATGGAGAGGATTGTCGAGCTTAATACCAAGATTCCCGACTTTGCCATTCTTAGCGGCGAAGATGCGATCAACTACCCCGTCCTTGCCAATCACGGCGTAGGCGTCATCTCCGTGATAGGGAATCTTCTCCCTGATAAAATCTCTGCGCTCGTTCATAAAGCGCTCCAAGGGGAGCTAGATGAGAGTCGCCGCATCAATAACTCGCTCTACAAAATCAATAAAGCCCTCTTTGTGGAGAGCAACCCCATTCCCATCAAGGCGGCCATGTATTTAGCGGGGCTCACCCCGACCCTAGAGTATCGTCTCCCTCTAGTGTCCCCCAGCCAAGAAAATATGAGAATGATTGAAGAAACTTTAAAAGATTATGAGGTGAAAGCGTGAAAGGAAAAACTCTAGTCATCAGTGGAGCCACTCGTGGTATTGGCAAGGCAATTCTCTATGGATTTGCTCAAAAAGGGGTCAATTGCGCCTTCACTTACAATAAAAATGCCGAAGAAGCACAAAAGATCGCCAAGGAGCTAGAAGAGAGCTATGGAATCAAAGCCCGCTGCTATCCGCTGGATATCCTAGAGCCTGAGCAATACAAAGAGCTGTTTACCAAGATCGATACGGATTTTGATCGAGTCGATTTTTTCATCAGCAACGCCATCATCTCAGGTCGCTCTGTCGTGGGGGGATTTGCCCCCTTCATGAGACTCAAGCCCAAGGGTCTTAACAACATCTACACCGCCACTGTGCTCGCCTTTGTCGTGGGAGCCCAAGAGGCGGCCAAGCGAATGAAGGAGAGCGGTGGAGGCAGCATCATCTCGCTTAGCTCCACAGGAAATCTTGTCTATACTCCCAATTACGCGGGCCATGGAAGCTCCAAAAACGCGGTCGAAACCATGGTCAAATATGCGGCTAGCGATCTTGGTGAGTGGGGAATTCGCGTCAACTGCGTGAGTGGCGGACCTATCGACACCGATGCACTCAAAGCGTTTCCTGATTACGAAGAGATCAAAGCGATCGTGGAGAAACAATCCGCCGTGGGTCGCATGGGGCAGCCTCAAGATCTTGTGGGTGCGTGCCTCTTCCTCTGCGATGAGAGTGCTAGCCCTTGGCTCACAGGACAGACCATCATCATTGATGGGGGAACGAGCTTCAAGTGAGACTGGCTCCAAACCTCCTCACCCTCTCTCGAATCGTCTTCTCCTTTTTGCTCCTTGTCGTGATTCTTTATGGCGGGATTCTCTTCCCTCCCCCTATTCATCCGACATGGATCAACTACACCGCTTGCGTGCTTTTTCTCATCGCCAGCATCACCGATTTTTTTGATGGATTCATCGCTAGAGAGCATCAAATCACCTCCACCTTTGGAGAAGTTTTTGACCCTTTGGCGGACAAAATGTTGATGCTAGCGGGA comes from Wolinella succinogenes DSM 1740 and encodes:
- the dapA gene encoding 4-hydroxy-tetrahydrodipicolinate synthase, which translates into the protein MNTVTGAMSALITPFRNGRLDTETYEKLIQRQIRHGMDALVPVGTTGESATLSHSEHKECIEIAVKVCQGTGIKVLAGAGSNSTLEAIDLAKFAEKMGADGILCVTPYYNKPSQEGLFQHYKAVAESVGIPLMLYNVPGRTGVNLETCTIQRLFNEVKNIYGIKEASGSMERIVELNTKIPDFAILSGEDAINYPVLANHGVGVISVIGNLLPDKISALVHKALQGELDESRRINNSLYKINKALFVESNPIPIKAAMYLAGLTPTLEYRLPLVSPSQENMRMIEETLKDYEVKA
- a CDS encoding enoyl-ACP reductase produces the protein MKGKTLVISGATRGIGKAILYGFAQKGVNCAFTYNKNAEEAQKIAKELEESYGIKARCYPLDILEPEQYKELFTKIDTDFDRVDFFISNAIISGRSVVGGFAPFMRLKPKGLNNIYTATVLAFVVGAQEAAKRMKESGGGSIISLSSTGNLVYTPNYAGHGSSKNAVETMVKYAASDLGEWGIRVNCVSGGPIDTDALKAFPDYEEIKAIVEKQSAVGRMGQPQDLVGACLFLCDESASPWLTGQTIIIDGGTSFK